TGCTGCGTGGTACGTCATTGATGATTCAAACTTGGATATGCCAGGCACTCCTTGGGACACGCTTGTTCAGGACGCTGTCACTAATAATCGCCTCTTGGCTCTGGCAGGCCGCTCAATGCCATCATACGGCAATACCGGCGCAGCTGTGATTACCGGTGGTAGCACTGACGACGTGAATACTGGACAGTTTGCACTTCGTCCTGCTGCCATATCAGTCCCGAGTGAAATCGCTGATATGGATCTGTACGAGAATCGAGTTATCGTGCGTCATGAAGATTCAGCACCGCTTACTATTGCTGACATGGTGATCTTTGATAACAGTGATGATGTTGATCTCCCATTTAGTGCTACTGCCGGATCTCCTGATGACCTCGCTATACTGCCAGGCAGTGGTCTTTACGTGTGGAACAATAAAGAATTCGCTCCATACGGAACAATTGATCTCCAGGGTAACGGTACCACTACGGCTGATGGCTCATTGGCAATCGGTGCGGGGGCGACCTTCACCAGTTCAAGTACCCATAGCATTACTATCGGCGGCTCATTCCATGGTGAGACAGGTGCTACCTTTACTGGTGCTTCAAGTTTGGTGACCTTCACATCGACCTCAACTGGACAAACTATAACCTCGTCTGCAAGTTCTACCTTTACTTTTTACGATCTTGCGTTCACGGGAACTGGAGGTGAGTGGCGCGTATTGACTCCTATCACAGCCCAGACTGACATTCTTGTGGCTGATGGTACGCTTTCCGGTATTGCAAATGTAACAGTTACTAATGGTTCTCTCTACGGTGATGGTCTTGTTGATATGACCGGAGGCACGACAAGAATCAATAATACAAACACACTAGGTGGTTCTAACGAATGGAATTTCTATAACCTAACGCTCGGTAGTGGCTCTGTTGCCGGTGTTACTACTCGCGCCTCAAATGCGACAACTACAGTACGTAACATTCTTACGATTTCTACGGCGCACTTCCTTGATGCTTTTGGTTCTGTGTGGGATATTCAAGGAAACGGCAACACGTTTGTTGAGAGTGGAACCTTCCTCGAAGGAACGAGTACCATTCGATATAGTGGTGCGACACCAAATGTCTTGCGTACTACATATAGAAACTTAGTCATTGATACTGAAAGTGGCGGTAGTGTCACTGCGGCTGCGCCTAGTACTGGATTACAGGTCTTGGGCAATCTAACCGTTGGTGCGCTTGGTACTTCGACTCTTAATCTAAACACCAATGACCCTGTAACTGCTGTTGGTGGATCGGTGCATATTGGCACGCTTGGCTCACTGCTTGGAAGTAACTCAGCACTTTTGACTGTGCTCGGTAACTGGGATAACGACGGAACCTTTACTGCGAATGGTGGAACAGTCCAGTTCTCTAAGTCTGGTGGTAGCGCATCGGTTGCTGCGGGCGGATCATCATTTGCAAATGTCAATGTTCTTGGTACTGCGACATACACCTTTACAGAGAGTGCTACTGCAACAGCGAGTTTCACATTGAATACTGGCTCATTTACTTTAGCGAGCGGGGAGGCTTTGGCGGTTGGTGGCTCGTTCACGAACAGCATGTCAGACACAAACACAACCTGGACCAACACAACTTTGAGTTTATACAGTGGAACGGCATATGTAATAAATAGTAAGTCTACAGGCGATGCGTATGAGAATGTAGTTGTATCAAATAATACGCATCCTCGATTCTGGAATTCGACCACTACCGCAGTTACCACAGCAGCTGGAAGTTCGCTATATTCAATGGATCATCAAGGTGTTGACGGATACTTGTATATTTATGGTGATCTGATGAGTGACACATACGACGATCATTGGAGCTACGCGACAGACTTTGATGGAACTGCACTTGGCGGTTCGTCACGTCAGGCGGTTGTAGAGATCGAGAGCGGAGGTTCGGTTTTGTACACAAGTGGTTCGCTTTCTGTCATTGGCGCTGATACAGCTTCAACAACCATCTCAGCAACGAGCGGAACCTACGAAATGACACTTGCAGGTGACACTGATGTGGTAATGAATTACTACGTGGTGCGAGACACTACGAGCGATGGTCTCATCTTCACCGGTGTGCCGAATGTTTCGGATCTGTCATATGGTGATTTTGAAGTGGCGATTGCAGGCGGCTCGACCATGACAGTGGGTGGCATGGTAATCGACGTAAATCCAGCACAAGAATACAACTACATCAGTATGGCAACTACGACAGCGATAAGTGCCTTCAACGTAACTGCAACTGGAACCAGTGCGAGTGCGTGGCGTTATGTGAACATATACGGGAACCTTGGCGGTGAAGCAAAAGATGTTGATCCGGGGGGAGATCCTGGCTACATCACTTGGCAAGATTCAGCTGCTATTATCAACATCTCTGGTACTGTCTACAGTGATGAAGGTTCATCACCAATGGGTGCGACGGTTTGTGATAGTTCTACAAATAGTATTCGCCTCAGCGTGAATGGTTCAACCTTCTACGACACGACATGTGCTATTGGTACGGGTGTGTATTCATTTACAGGTGTTAGTTATGGCTTGGGCAATACGTTGACTGTGTATATTAATGGAGAGGCTGAAAAGGCTACAACCATCACTCAAGATCCGATTTCTTCAATTAACAATTTTGATTTGTATGAAGATCGAGTCATCATTAAGCATGAAGCTGCGGCTCCGATGACAGTGGCTGATATGGGCACATGGGATAGTGACGATGACCCCGATGTACTATTCGATGTTGAGACAGCGGGCGGCGACTCTTTGACACTCCCATCAGATACAAAATTGATCGTATGGAACAATAAGCAATTTGATCCAAATGGCGACGTCACTATCTCTGGAGGTGGTGCTGGAGGAGCGCATGATGGAACGTTTGAGCTTCGAACGGGCGCAACCTTTAGTGGCGGCTCTGGCGAGGTGTACACGATCGGTGGAAGTCTCATTTCTGGATCAAGTGCAGTCTTTAATCCAGGACAGTCAACCACCACGTTCACAACATCGGGTGCAGCAAGAACTATCGATACAAACGAAAGTGGATTCTACAATCTTGAGCTTAACGGTAGTGGTAGCTGGACAGTTTCAGACACAAACCTTTCAGTTGCAGGTGATTATGTGCAGTCAACTGGATCAATTACTTTGCCGGCTGCGACAACCACCATCGGCGGATCTTTCACAGTTAGTGGCGGTACATTCGACGCAAATAGCGGCGTTCTTGCGTTCACAGCGAGTGACGCAGGGAATGATGTCTCCTTTAATGGATCAGATGCTGCAACTGTGTTCTTTGCTGGAGCAGGTAGTTGGTCGATGTCAGATGTGAGAGCAACAACAACGGCTGACTTTATTGTAGCAAACGGTACAGTGACACTCCCAGGTGGAACGATAACTGTTGATGGAAATTTTGTGGTGCTCGATACGGTGCTGCACAACAACGGTCTGGTGAAGCTTATCGATACGGCTGGTAGCTCAATCCTTACACTTAGCGGCAGTGATCTGTATAGCGTTGATGTTCAGGCGGGTGGTGGTGACTACACTTTGTCTGATGCGTCAGCGGCACTTCTTGGTGATCTGACAATCACTTCAGGCACTTTCACTGCTGGTGCTGGCACGCTGTCTGTTGCTGGTTCCTTTGACACGAGTGCTGCAGTGTTTGCACACAATAATGGTACCGTCTTGTTCAACTCAAGTGATACTGGAGAAACGGTCGATCTGGGTGACAATGCTCTCTATAATGCAACCTTCGGTAGTCTAGCTGGTGGCTGGACAGTGTTGAGTAATGCAACGACCACACGTAACTTTGCACTCACTGGAGCGACTTCGTTCACCATGAGTTCAGGAACTCGCTTGTACGTTGGTGGAGTCTTCACCAATCTCGTTGGTGGTAGTGCGACTGACTGGCAAGGTACACGCATAGTACTTGACGGAGCCAATGAGTACGAAATTGGTGGTAAACTGATCAGTACTGAGCAATACAATATTCTTGAGATTGGTGCAAACAGTGATATTAGTACTTGGAACACTGCTGCGACCGCGACCGTAGTTGCTGCGACCGCCTCATGGTATTCGCAAGATCATGCTGGTACTGATGGTGCGTTAAACATTTATGGTGATTATCACATTGCCACTACGACTGAATACTGGAACTACTCGACAGATTTTGATGGAACTGCTCTTGGTGGTTCGTCACGACAGGCTATGGTTTCAATTGCGGGCGGTGCAGCAGTGACTCTCGATGGTGGTGTGCTCAATATGCTTGGCGGCTCAGGTGCAACGACATCAGTAACTAATCAGGGTTCTGGTACGTACACCTTTAGTGCGACAGATGGTATCTTGAATGCTGATACCTACTCCTTCCGAAATCTCGATGCAGCTGGTCTGCAGTTGCTCGGCACGCTAATGATCACTTCTTTGGATGATGGTGATTTTGAACAGGCAGCAAACGGCGGGACATTAATTACACTAGCGTCGACGACGTTGGACACAAACGCGTCACTACTCATTACAGATACTCGATTTGCGACTGGTGGCTTCACTCCTGGGGCTAACGTCACACTTGACGCAACAACCACAAACAGTTGGAGCTTTACAGGATCTCTGGGTGATCTCTGGGGTGAGGCATATGACGTTGATGGAAGCGATGATTGTAGTTCGGTGCGTTGGGACGATAGTCAGTGTCTCCTCACTGAACAAACTACGTACCGCTGGAGAAATGATGATGGCGGGGAAGGAGCTGTTTCGAGTACTTGGTTCAACACCAGTTGGAGTAAGCGGCAACGAGTTCGTGTCATTAACTCTGACGCAACACCGTACACAGACGTCGCAGTTAAGTTGACAGTGCCGTACGATGCCGACATGCAAACTGACTTCGATGATCTTCGCTTTACTGACGCATCAGGCACAACTTCAATTGAATACTGGAAGGAGCGCTACAATACTGGCTCGGAAGCTACAGTGTGGATTAAGGTGCCAACACTTGCTGCTGATGCAGTAACAGAGATTTACATGTACTACGGTAATGTGTCTGCTACATCAAGTAGTGATGCGAGCAATACCTTTGATGTGTACGATGACTTTGAGGACAATGACATCAGTGAATATTCAGGTGATACACACTTGTTCAATACGGCTGGCACCTTTGCTTACGGTGGAGGATATGGACTTGATACTGCCGGGAATGAGAGCGCTAAAGCGACTGATGGTATTGCTCGTACCGACGTAACTGTTTCGCAAGGGCAGATCATCAGATACATGCAGTATGTCGATACTACAGCCGGTAGTGGTGATGAGGTGTGTACCATGTTCGCGGTGCAGTCTCCAGTGACCAATAACAACAACTATGCTGTTTGTCTTGAACAATTTGGAACAGATCGAATCTCTTTGGTAAAGGATGTGCAGAACACAGATTCAACAGGTACGCTACTTGATACTGCTAATGCGACATTTAGTACCGGTTGGTATGAAGTTGAAATTGACTGGCAAACTGACGATACCATTGATGTTGCGCTCTATACGGCTGCAGGAAGTTTGGTAGCCACTACTTCAGCCACTGACAGTACGTATTCATCAGGAGGTATTGGATTCACCTTCTGGTTCCAAAATGGTGGCTGGGATAGTGTCGTCGCATGGCCGCGGACAGATTCTGTACCGGTGGTGTACTTTGGTGACGAGCAAGTAACAGGCGGTGCAACATGGGCTGCTGCTCAAGATACTGCGCTGAGTGGACTGGCCTTTAATGAAACAGCACGCTTGCGTATCGGTATTGAAAATACAGGTCTCGATATTGAGAATCAAAACTTCAGACTTGAGTTCGCTCCTCGCCTCGCTGCTCCGAGCTGTCAGGCTGTCTCAGGTGGTTCGTTTACGGCGGTGCCGGTTGCTGCTAGTTGTGGCACTTCAGCAATCTGTATGACCACTTCTGCGAGTACTACAAATGGCGATCCGACAACGGATCATTTGGTGACAGCAGCTGGTGATTTTGTGGCTGGTGAAATTGTGGCAAATACCAGTAATCAGACCAGCAATCTTGATCTCATTCAGAATCGGTACACTGAAGTTGAATATGCTATTGCTCTGACGGTGAACGCAACCAATGACGCATACTGTTTCCGAGTAACTGATGGAGGTGCAACCTTGGACTCCTACGCGAAGCTTCCTGAGTTAACGCTCGCATTTGACCCATCGTTGGATACTGTTAGCCTTAACAGTGGTCTTGATATCACATTGACACCAGGAGCAACCACGACAGTTGTAGCCTCCACCACAGTTACTGACCTAAATGGTGTTGCTGATTTGTACCTCGCAACCACAACCTTCTACAAGACCTCTGTTGGTGCGTCCTGTACACCAGATAACAATGATTGTTATGTTGCTACCAGTACCTGTAGCTTTAGTAGCTGCACAGCAACTACGTGTACGCTGTCGTGTAGCGCTGATTTCCAATTCCACGCAGATCCAACTGATAATGATGGTGGCGAGGAATGGTTTGCTTTTATGGAAGTAAGCGATCTTGGAGGAGGTGTTGACTTTGACACATCTATTGGCGTGGAACTACTGACTCTACGGGCACTTGAAGTCCAGAGTGCAATCAACTATGGAACTGTAGATATAAATCAAAATACCGGAGCATTTAATCCTTCTGTTTCACTTCTGAATCTTGGAAATGAGGCGATTGATGTTGAGATTGCTGGTACTGATATGACCGATGGTGTCGCATCGATTATCCCAGCTGCTCAGCAATTGTATGCAACGTCCACGTTTAACTATGAATCCTGTACTAGCTGTTCAGCTCTGAGTGTAGTTGGTAGTGATCTTGAGGTAGATCTGAATAAGCCACTCGTCGATAGTCCGCTTATTAGTGATGATGTCTACTGGGGAGTAGAGGTGCCATTCGGAGTTGCAAGTAACCCACATAGTGGCGTCAACACTTTTACAGCAATCTCAGATTAGTAACATGAGTGCTCATTTGTTTCAAAAACTACATGTTACACTGACAGGAATGAAGGCCCCTGTAGCTTTATTGATATGCAGTTTACTCTTGTTTTCCTCTAGTGTTCACCTTGCTGTGGCTCAATCGAGTGACAAAGAGGCTCCAGGCATTACAAATGTAGAAGTCTCTCAAGTTTCTGAAACATCTGTGACGATCACCTGGGAGACAGACGAGGATGCTGACTCTGCAGTGAACTACGGCTTGCAGCCAGACTACGGTATTGTGCGTATTCCAGTTGCTGAGCGTACCTCTCACTCGATCACACTCGATAATCTCGAGCCAGGTCGCGTGTATTACTTCCGCGTGGTCTCAGCAGATGATAACGGCAACCAAGGCATCTCTGCTGATTACCGAGTGCAGACCTCAGGTACGCCACAGACTGGTGACGGTACCGGTACTGGCGAAGGCAATTCACCGGCGCAAGGCGACGGCGCAGGACAACAAGCGGGTGATAGTGATAGTTCCCAAACAGAATCGCAGACCCAAAGCACAACGCAAAGCCAGACCCAGAGTCAGACCACTGAGCAGGTAATGGAACAGATCCAACAGATCACTGACCCTGAAGTGCTACAGGAGATCGTGAACGAAACTGTCAAGGCGATCCAAGGTATTACCGAAGACCTTACCATTGTTGGTCCGCCAACAGTTATTCCTGAAACTACCACAGCAATTGTGCGCTGGACCACGGATCGTGAAGCGTCCTCAGAGGTGCTTTTCTCACCAACAAAGGGCTTTGATGGGACAAATTATGCATACTCACAGAGGTCTACAGCTGGTAATACAACTGATCACGAAGTGCAGCTTATTGGTCTCGATCCGTTTACCGAGTACAGCTTTAAGGTGCTTTCTACTGACACATACGGTATTGAGGGTGCTAGTCGCAACTTTACCTTTAAGACCAAGGCCACAGCTCCAGATATTCGCAATCTTCGGGTGGTTAAGGTGGAAGAAAACTCTGCGACACTCGCGTGGGACACAAACGTTCCAGCAAAGGCTCTGGTAGAGTATCAAGATCAAACCACCGGTGAGCAGCAGTCTGTCGGTCGTCCGACCTTGGCTACGACTCACCAGATGCGCCTTTCTGATCTTACATTGGGCACTCGATACGTGGCCTTTGTAACTGCAGAAAACTCAGGTGGTGACCGCGTGCGTAGTCAGCCAATTCAGTTCATTACCGTCCGCGACGTGGTAGCTCCGATCATCACCAATGTAACAAACGAATCCACGCTCTTTCCGGGTGATGAATCACGAATTCAGACCATTGTTGAGTGGAACACAGACGAACCCTCGTACTGTCTAATGACATACAACGAAAGCGGTGCATTGGCTGAAGAGGCAGTTACAATTGAAAAAGAGCAAATAGAGTACAAGACCAGCCATGTTGAAGTGGTAGTTGATTTTGCGCCAGCGACGGTGTATCAGTTTTTCCTTGTGTGTGCAGATGAAGCTGGTAACGACATAAAGTCAGAAAATTATGTACTCTTCACACCGATCCAGGAGAAAAACATCATTGACTTGATCATCGAGAACTTTGAATCAACCTTTGGTTGGGTAAAGAATATCGGCGCGTAGGCTAGTGTGGACGACTCGCTGGTAGAAGTCATACTAATGATGCGATAATACAAACATGGCAAAACCGCTCATTGTAGCTAGGGATCTTTCGATTATTTACAACAAGGGTAAGTCGAATGAATTTAAAGCCCTCCAGGGTGTGAACACTGATATCTACGAAGGTGAGTACATTATTCTCTTCGGTCCGTCTGGTTGTGGGAAATCTACCCTCATGTATTCGATCCAAGGTTCTCTACCGCCGGGAGAAGGAACCTTGCTTATCAAGGGTGATGATGTGTACTCGTACCCGCCGGCCGAGCGTGTCTACTTCCAGCGTTACGTGATGGGTATTATTTTCCAGCAGTTCAACCTCATCATGTCACTCTCAGTGCTCGACAATGTAGCGCTTCCAATGATCTTTTGTAATGAAGATAAGCAGACCCGTAACCGTCGCGCGCAATCACTCCTTGATCGATTTGGCGTAGGTCACGTGTCACACAAGATCCCAGCAATGCTTTCTGGAGGTCAGCAACAGCGTGTGTCTGTGTCACGCTCCATGGTGAATGACCCGAAGATCCTTTTGGCCGACGAACCAACCGGTAACCTTGACTCCGTTTCGACACAGCAGGTAATGGACAAGATCGATGAGATCAACACGTTTGACCGCCGTACCATTATCATGGTGTCCCACAACGCTGCTCACCTGAGCTATGCGCACCGGGTGTACTACCTCAAGGACGGACGTATTTTGCGCGAGGTGGTCAATCCACAGCGTAAGCAGATAAAGCCTGTCCGAGAAGGGGAGACGATCGTGACTGAGCTTGAGCAGCTTGCACGTCTGTATCCGTATGACTCTGTAGACACTTGGCGAGTAAAAAGTATGGTCAATTACCTGACTCAGGACTACACATTTGATCAGTTGCAGCGTCTTGAACGAGCAACGAGTTTGTTTATTCAAGGCAAGATCGATCGAGACTCATTCATCAAAGCACTGATACTTCCACTCGAGCGTGGTGGGGTAGAGGTGAGTGAGACAGAAGCACGCCGTATGGCAAGTGTCACTGAGCGCATGCTCGATCAGGCGGCTGATATCAAGCGATATCGAGCTAGAAAGGATAATGACAATGTGTTCTTTAGTCAGCATAAGCTGGCTGAGCGTATGCGGGATCATCTGATGCATGAATATCGGATTAAGCTTACCAAAGAGCAAAATAACAACATGACTGAACTGATCGCTGACCGCGTAACAGGGGTAACTGAAGCGGCAGAGATGAACGAACGTATGACGAAGGGCATACGCTCTGGTGGTTTGGCTTTGAGTGAGAAGGAGGCAGACGACCTCTCGCGACATTTTGAAAAGATCGTTGCTCAAGGAGTAGACGTAAGTTACAAAAAATAGATATGCGCGTCCAAGATCTAGCACAACTCTCAACTCGTATGTTCAAGACCAATCCACTCCGTACATGGTTGACTATTCTTGGTATGGGTGTTGGGACAGGCGCGGTGGTGGTGTTGGTGGGGCTTGGATTTGGTCTCCAGAAGATCATTCTTGAGCAGATCGTGTTTGGTGATTCTCTGCTTTCTCTCGGTGTCTCAGCAAGTGGTAGCGCGAAAGAGTTGCAGCTTACTCCAGAAACTGTTCAGGAGATCGAGGAAAATGAATTGGTGGTAGACGCTGCACCGCTCGCACGTTTTCCAGCTCTTGTCACGTATAAAGGATTAACAGGTAACGTTTTCATTCAAGGTGTTGAGCCACCATATTTGCGCTTTGCGGGTGTAACTGCTGAAGCTGGAGAAGCCTTTACTGATGAAGATGCGGGTGACACAAATACCATTATGCTTTCACCAGCCGTTTTGAAACTTTTCGGAGTTGCTGATGATGAGATGGATTCATTTATTGGTGAGAAAGTTTCATTCCGGCTTTTAGTACCTTCGGAGACCAACCCTGAAGATGTTAGCGAAATCGTGATCGAGAAAGAGTACACTGTGCGCGGCATAACTAAAGAGCAGGGAGTACTCAATGTGATGATGATGCTTCCAGAGCTCAGAAACTACGTTGGTATCGATAAATATGAACGCATTCAGGTTAACGTGATCGACAATGAAGCGCTACCAGTTGTTGAAAAATGGCTCGTAGAGGAGAAAAAGTTTAGAGTAACTGCTTTGTCTAAGACGGTTGAACAAGCCTCCAAGATCTTTCAAGGCATCCAGGCAGTACTAGCGGTCTTTGGTGGTATTGCGCTAGTTGTGTCGGCCATCGGCATGTTCAACACTATGACAGTAACGCTTTTGGAGCGTACGAAAGAAATCGGTATTATGCGTACCATTGGAGCAGCGCCAAACGACGTAAAGTATCTGTTCGTTTCGGAATCGATCGTAGTAGGTTTTCTGGGAGGAATAACGGGAATTTTAATGGGTGTGGTGCTTGGGTTCACAGTAAATGTGCTTCTTAACTGGCTAGCGAAGAGCCAGGGTGGTCAAGCTGTAAGCCTCTTCTCGTTCCCGTTCGATTTTTTGCTGTTCATTGCACTTTTCTCTGCTGCAGTAGGGTACTTGACCGGTATTTTCCCAGCTAGTCGCGCATCAAAGCTCAATCCGCTTGATGCGATTCGCTACGAGTAAAGTTATACACAGTTAGCGTAAAATGCTGTGTATAACTGACTGATTCAGTAGACTGTTCTCGGTACAATATACACAAAGGTTTAGTTAGTTATTTAGTATGTATGATGTATAAACACGAAGAGTTTCCGCGCTATGTCCGCACAGCAGGAAAAGTAACCATCCTGACAGCCACAGTCGGGTTGTTTGTCTTTTTCATGACCTGGATGTTTGACTTTGGTGCAGCGGAGCTAAGTAAAGTGCAGGCACAGGACTCTGCTACCACAACACTGACTGTGTTGAATACCCCGCCTGAATTCACGCTTAACGCGTACGAAGTAACTGACTCTTCAACCTCAACTCCAACTAACTCTGGTGATGTTATGCAATGGGCTGCTATCGGTACAGACAGTAACAGTGCTCCGTACTTCCTCCTCATCTGTAGCAATAACGCCTCGCCAACAGCCAACGCAGCGCTAGACTCATTTAGTCTTGGTACAGAACCACCAGAATGTGATGGTAGTGCCATACAGTGGGGTGTTTCTGCTGCGACAGTCAGTGGAGCAGTAGCTACTGTGTCGACTACTACGGAAGAAGGTGGGCAGTTTGCTGAGAAGCAAGAGTGGTATGCCTGGGTATGTGACGATGATCCGACCAGTCCTCGCTGTAACAACTACTCTGTAACCGGGCCAACTTCAACTGTTGCCTCATCATCGCCGTGGCACATGAACTATCGACCACAGCTCATTAATTTCTACAACGACGGTGGCGTCGATCCGCTTGCGACGCTTACTTTCTATTCAACATCGTCTGACCCTGACGTGGTGGACGATGATGTTAACGATGACTTCATCTACATTCTTGTTTGTTCAACCAACTCAAACTACAGCAGTTCAACGAACACTTGTACTACAGAACTTGGTTCTAGTACCATTGGCGTCTATTCAAATGCCTCTACTTCAATCACTATTCCAGCACCGATGCAAGACCAGGGCTATGCTGCGTACGCGTACATCTTTGATGAGCATGGCCACACTGCAACTGGAAGTCCATTCTATGCGCCATACGTTGTTAATAACGTACCGCCGTATGTTGCTGGTGGAGACATAGATCTGTACGGTGACGCTGGCATTGGTTCAAACTTAGTACTCTCAGTGGAAGGAGGTGAAACTCCAAGTAGTACGATTGACTTTAAGGTTACTGACAATAACAGTTGTGAAAAGGCTGGCGGTGGTGACGAGATCGTTTCATTCGGTCTTTCAGTCTTCCGTTCAAGCATCGGCACTACAACCTGTGATGGTTCGGGGACAAATTATGACCCTAACAACTGTTACGATAGTGGTGTATCTTCTGCAGTCTGGGATCT
Above is a window of Candidatus Nomurabacteria bacterium DNA encoding:
- a CDS encoding ABC transporter ATP-binding protein, whose translation is MAKPLIVARDLSIIYNKGKSNEFKALQGVNTDIYEGEYIILFGPSGCGKSTLMYSIQGSLPPGEGTLLIKGDDVYSYPPAERVYFQRYVMGIIFQQFNLIMSLSVLDNVALPMIFCNEDKQTRNRRAQSLLDRFGVGHVSHKIPAMLSGGQQQRVSVSRSMVNDPKILLADEPTGNLDSVSTQQVMDKIDEINTFDRRTIIMVSHNAAHLSYAHRVYYLKDGRILREVVNPQRKQIKPVREGETIVTELEQLARLYPYDSVDTWRVKSMVNYLTQDYTFDQLQRLERATSLFIQGKIDRDSFIKALILPLERGGVEVSETEARRMASVTERMLDQAADIKRYRARKDNDNVFFSQHKLAERMRDHLMHEYRIKLTKEQNNNMTELIADRVTGVTEAAEMNERMTKGIRSGGLALSEKEADDLSRHFEKIVAQGVDVSYKK
- a CDS encoding ABC transporter permease, whose amino-acid sequence is MRVQDLAQLSTRMFKTNPLRTWLTILGMGVGTGAVVVLVGLGFGLQKIILEQIVFGDSLLSLGVSASGSAKELQLTPETVQEIEENELVVDAAPLARFPALVTYKGLTGNVFIQGVEPPYLRFAGVTAEAGEAFTDEDAGDTNTIMLSPAVLKLFGVADDEMDSFIGEKVSFRLLVPSETNPEDVSEIVIEKEYTVRGITKEQGVLNVMMMLPELRNYVGIDKYERIQVNVIDNEALPVVEKWLVEEKKFRVTALSKTVEQASKIFQGIQAVLAVFGGIALVVSAIGMFNTMTVTLLERTKEIGIMRTIGAAPNDVKYLFVSESIVVGFLGGITGILMGVVLGFTVNVLLNWLAKSQGGQAVSLFSFPFDFLLFIALFSAAVGYLTGIFPASRASKLNPLDAIRYE
- a CDS encoding fibronectin type III domain-containing protein — protein: MAQSSDKEAPGITNVEVSQVSETSVTITWETDEDADSAVNYGLQPDYGIVRIPVAERTSHSITLDNLEPGRVYYFRVVSADDNGNQGISADYRVQTSGTPQTGDGTGTGEGNSPAQGDGAGQQAGDSDSSQTESQTQSTTQSQTQSQTTEQVMEQIQQITDPEVLQEIVNETVKAIQGITEDLTIVGPPTVIPETTTAIVRWTTDREASSEVLFSPTKGFDGTNYAYSQRSTAGNTTDHEVQLIGLDPFTEYSFKVLSTDTYGIEGASRNFTFKTKATAPDIRNLRVVKVEENSATLAWDTNVPAKALVEYQDQTTGEQQSVGRPTLATTHQMRLSDLTLGTRYVAFVTAENSGGDRVRSQPIQFITVRDVVAPIITNVTNESTLFPGDESRIQTIVEWNTDEPSYCLMTYNESGALAEEAVTIEKEQIEYKTSHVEVVVDFAPATVYQFFLVCADEAGNDIKSENYVLFTPIQEKNIIDLIIENFESTFGWVKNIGA